The sequence below is a genomic window from Sulfurimonas sp..
CACAAGTTTGTATCATATCATAAACTTTATCAAACCCTTCAAAGCCGTTAAAGAAATACGGATCAGGCACATCTGCACCATCATATCCGTAATCACCAAGCTTTACCAAATTTTTGGCTCCAAGTGCATTAAGATCACTTAAATTTTTATCATCAAGAGCTACTACTAAATCGTATTTTTCAAAATCTGTTTTTTTTACCTGTCTTGAGACTAAATTTGATATATCAACACCGTTTTTGTGTGCAACTTTAATTGAATTTTCACAAGGGTTTTCACCT
It includes:
- a CDS encoding low molecular weight protein-tyrosine-phosphatase, which produces MIRSVIFVCLGNICRSPLADGIANKYSLDKGLNLVVDSAGTGDWHVGENPCENSIKVAHKNGVDISNLVSRQVKKTDFEKYDLVVALDDKNLSDLNALGAKNLVKLGDYGYDGADVPDPYFFNGFEGFDKVYDMIQTCVINLIDENIK